A single window of Cricetulus griseus strain 17A/GY unplaced genomic scaffold, alternate assembly CriGri-PICRH-1.0 unplaced_scaffold_128, whole genome shotgun sequence DNA harbors:
- the LOC100760741 gene encoding interferon-inducible GTPase 1 isoform X2, which yields MGQLFSAQDKDHGDSETNFTAYFKKIKKENKIIPEETIHLIEFHLEKGNILGANSVIRDALKNIDNAPINIAVTGESGAGKSSFINALRGVGHEDEGAAAVGVVETTMKRTPYKHPKIKTLTLWDLPGIGTMKFPPKDYLEKVKFQEYDFFILVSATHFTKLELDLAKAIRFMKKNYYLVRTKIDVDLENEKKNKPHTFDRKEILQKMENYYINTLKTNGMDAPQIFFISNNNLSVCDFPRLMKTLVKDLPNQKRHSFVLSLSNITEAAIDRKHKSMQQYIWMEAFKSGLLATLPAVGILRDDVEKLKVKLNHYRVLFGVDDESLEVMAKNSKVPVEQVKKIIKSPYLLETKKMETLEGKLLKFASAYGGLLATGLYFRKTFYLQLLFLDTVAEDAKVLLREAYSKPSSNSTHPQLLTMDKCYSFLMSLTGFVVICFVLFYLGLWEWNKV from the coding sequence ATgggtcagttgttctctgctcAGGATAAAGACCATGGAGATTCAGAGACCAACTTCACtgcatattttaagaaaattaagaaagaaaacaaaatcattccTGAAGAAACCATCCATTTAATAGAATTTCATCTGGAAAAAGGAAACATTCTGGGGGCAAACTCTGTAATCAGAGAtgcattaaaaaatattgataaTGCCCCAATAAACATTGCTGTGACAGGAGAGTCTGGAGCAGGGAAGTCCAGCTTCATCAATGCCCTGAGAGGGGTTGGGCATGAAGATGAAGGTGCAGCTGCAGTTGGAGTAGTAGAGACGACTATGAAGAGAACTCCATACAAACACCCCAAAATTAAAACTTTGACTTTGTGGGACCTGCCTGGCATTGGAACTATGAAATTTCCACCAAAAGATTATCTGGAGAAAGTGAAATTCCAAGAGTATGACTTCTTCATTCTTGTTTCAGCCACACATTTTACAAAACTTGAACTAGACCTTGCCAAAGCAATCAGATTTATGAAAAAGAATTACTACTTGGTGAGAACCAAGATAGATGttgatttagaaaatgaaaaaaaaaacaagccacacACATTTGACAGAAAGGAGATCCTGCAGAAGATGGAAAACTACTATATAAATACCTTAAAGACAAATGGCATGGATGCaccacagatttttttcatttctaataataATTTATCTGTCTGTGATTTTCCACGCCTGATGAAGACCCTGGTAAAGGATCTTCCTAATCAAAAGCGCCACAGTTTTGTGCTTTCCTTGTCTAATATTACAGAGGCAGCCATTGACAGAAAGCACAAGTCTATGCAGCAGTATATCTGGATGGAGGCCTTCAAGTCTGGACTTCTGGCTACTCTTCCTGCAGTGGGCATCCTCAGGGATGATGTGGAGAAGCTGAAGGTGAAGCTAAACCACTATCGAGTCCTCTTTGGAGTGGATGATGAATCCCTGGAAGTCATGGCTAAGAATTCCAAAGTACCTGTTGaacaagtgaaaaaaatcattaaatctcCTTATTTGTTGGAAACTAAGAAAATGGAAACTTTAGAGGGAAAGCTTTTGAAATTTGCCTCAGCTTATGGTGGGCTCCTTGCTACAGGTCTTTACTTTCGGAAAACCTTTTACCTTCAGCTTCTTTTCCTTGACACAGTGGCTGAAGATGCCAAGGTTCTCCTCAGAGAGGCATATTCAAAACCTAGTTCAAACTCAACTCACCCACAGCTACTGACCATGGATAAGTGTTACTCTTTCCTCATGTCCTTGACAggatttgttgtcatttgttttgttttgttttatcttggccTTTGGGAATGGAATAAGGTGTAa